One genomic region from Euzebya tangerina encodes:
- a CDS encoding glycosyltransferase family 2 protein, whose protein sequence is MSRTQTVGTVAITMAGRGSRFRQAGYDRPKYEIEALGAPLFDWSMRSLEVFRLAGWRFCFAARSGVGAAAFIGERADALGIAAIDVLTLDEETDGQATTALLLAELAVAQAPLVIYNIDTFVDPAVLDPPTPEVCGGWIPCFPAPGEGWSFARTNADGDVVELREKVRISDHATIGLYWFDSAARYMAAYESYYEVPDREEKGERYVAPLYNQLIADGAAVRISRLALEDVGMLGTPEQVANFTTDPPAAAVGLARSSRSR, encoded by the coding sequence GTGAGCCGAACGCAGACGGTGGGGACGGTGGCGATCACCATGGCGGGCCGCGGCAGTCGCTTTCGCCAAGCTGGGTACGACCGCCCGAAGTACGAGATCGAGGCGCTCGGCGCCCCGCTGTTCGACTGGTCGATGCGGAGCCTCGAGGTGTTCAGGCTGGCCGGCTGGCGCTTCTGCTTCGCCGCACGGAGCGGCGTCGGTGCGGCGGCGTTCATCGGCGAACGAGCCGACGCCCTGGGCATCGCCGCTATCGACGTCCTCACACTCGACGAGGAGACCGACGGCCAGGCGACCACCGCGCTGCTCCTCGCCGAGCTCGCGGTCGCGCAGGCACCGCTGGTGATCTACAATATCGACACCTTCGTCGACCCCGCCGTCCTCGATCCGCCCACGCCCGAGGTGTGCGGCGGGTGGATTCCGTGCTTTCCTGCGCCTGGCGAGGGCTGGTCCTTCGCCCGCACCAACGCCGATGGCGACGTCGTCGAGCTGCGCGAGAAGGTGCGCATCTCCGATCACGCGACCATCGGCCTGTACTGGTTCGACAGCGCGGCCCGCTACATGGCGGCCTACGAGTCCTACTACGAAGTTCCCGACCGCGAGGAGAAGGGTGAGCGCTACGTGGCTCCGCTGTACAACCAGCTGATTGCCGATGGCGCAGCCGTTCGGATCTCGAGGCTCGCGCTGGAAGATGTCGGCATGCTCGGCACACCCGAGCAGGTGGCCAACTTCACGACCGATCCGCCTGCGGCTGCCGTGGGCTTGGCGCGCAGCTCTCGATCACGCTGA
- a CDS encoding glycosyltransferase family 2 protein has protein sequence MSLLVFIPMYNCAPQIPRVVAQFDNPAVKPWVDAIVCIDNRSTDGTVEAAAAALADAPVPTRVILQNDENYGLGGSHKVAIEFAMANDYDHLVVLHGDDQGSITDLVPMLEAGAHEDVDFLLGARFLPGSQLENYSTVRTLANHLFNWIFSAVSGRRLHDLGSGLNLFGVDRFADGFHRRFADDLTFNYYLILALAARNERLAFFPLTWREEDQVSNARLGRMGLKMLALLGRRLADRRGFFQAEHRERPRASYPATEFSRWSG, from the coding sequence GTGAGCCTCCTCGTATTCATCCCCATGTACAACTGCGCTCCACAGATACCCCGTGTCGTCGCGCAGTTCGACAACCCGGCAGTCAAGCCCTGGGTCGATGCGATCGTCTGCATCGACAACCGCTCGACCGACGGCACGGTCGAGGCAGCCGCCGCCGCGCTGGCCGACGCGCCGGTGCCGACCCGGGTGATCCTGCAGAACGACGAGAACTATGGGCTCGGCGGCTCCCACAAGGTGGCGATCGAGTTCGCGATGGCGAACGACTACGACCACCTCGTCGTCCTGCACGGTGACGACCAAGGCTCGATCACCGACCTCGTCCCCATGCTCGAGGCCGGTGCCCACGAGGACGTCGACTTCCTGCTGGGCGCACGGTTCCTGCCCGGTTCGCAGCTGGAGAACTACTCCACCGTCAGGACCCTGGCCAACCACCTCTTCAACTGGATCTTCTCGGCCGTCTCGGGCAGGCGGCTGCACGACCTCGGCTCGGGGCTGAACCTCTTCGGCGTCGACCGGTTCGCCGACGGGTTCCACCGTCGCTTCGCCGACGACCTGACCTTCAACTACTACCTGATCCTGGCGCTCGCGGCGCGGAACGAGCGCCTGGCGTTCTTCCCGCTCACCTGGCGCGAGGAGGACCAGGTGTCCAACGCGAGGCTCGGCCGCATGGGACTGAAGATGCTCGCCCTGCTGGGGCGCCGGCTGGCAGACCGACGAGGGTTCTTCCAGGCCGAGCACCGCGAGCGGCCCAGGGCGAGCTACCCGGCCACCGAGTTCAGCCGATGGAGCGGGTGA